The sequence CCCCGCCCTCGGAGAGCGCCTCGACCTCGTAGACCGCGCCGACGCCGCCGCGATGCGCGCCCGCGCCGGCCGAATCGGGCCGCAGCGCCCATTGCGTGAACATCACGGGGTAGGACGCCTCCAGGATCTCGGCGGGGGGCATGGTCGCCGTCGAGATCGGGTTGTTGGCGTGGTTGAGCCCGTCGCTCGCGGGATTGCCGCCGAGCCCGCCGCCGAAGAACGAGAACATCACCCAGCGCTTGCCGTCCGGGCGGTGGCCCGAGAGCGAGAGCGCGTTGATGGTCCCGAACGGCCCCGCCGTCGCTCGCGCCGGATCGGCCTTGGCGAGCGCGCCGAAGACGACGCCGATCATGCGCAGGATCGTCTCGGTGTAGCCGGCGACCGGCCTGGGCGCCGAGACCCCGAGGAAGGTCGTCTCGGGGATGTCGAACGCGATCGGCCGCAGGCAGCCGGCGTTCGCCGGCACCTCGGTGAAGACGTGCTTGAGCGCCACGTAGCAGGCGGCCACCGCCGTCGAGCGGGCGATGTTCACCGGCCCCTGGCAGGGCGGCGACGAGCGCGAGAAGTCGAGCCGCATCGCGTCGCCGTCGATCGTCACCTCGAGTGCGATGGTGAGGCGCTCGTCGACGATGCCGTCGTTGTCGAGATAGTCCTCGTAGGCGTAGACGCCGTCCGGCAGCGAGCGGATCGCCTCGCGCATCAAGGCCTCGGCGCGGGCGGAGAAGGCCTCGAAGGCCGTCTCGATCGTCGCCTCGCCGTATTCGTCGACGAGCGCGTGGAGACGCCGCTCGCCGAGATCGAGCGCGTTGAGCTGGCCGTTGAGATCGCCCCAGTTCGAATCGGGCACGCGGGAATTGGCGCGCAGGATGGCGACGATGTCCTCCTGCAGGACGCCCGCCCGGTAGAGCCGCACCGGCGGGATCAAGACGCCCTCCTGGAAGCACTCGACCGCGCGGGGATTGTAGCCGCCGGGCACGTTGCCGCCGATGTCGAGCCAGTGGCCCACCGAGGCGAGCCAGCAGAACAGCGCGCCGTCGCGGAAGATCGGGCGCACCAGCCGGAAGTCGTTGAGATGCGTGCCGCCGGCATAGGGATCGTTGAACAGGAACACGTCGCCCGGCGAGAGGTCGCCGGTGCGGTTCACGTGCTCGATCACGGCGCGCACGGCGAAGGCCATGGCGCCGACGAAGATCGGCAGGCCCTTGGCGCCCTGGACCAGCGTGTCGCCGGTCTCGCGGTGATAGAGCCCATGGCAGGCGTCGCGGGCCTCCGCGATGATCGGGTTGAAGGCCGAGCGGTAGAGCGTCGCGTCCATCTCGTCGGCGATCTGCTCGAGCCGGCCTTTGAGCACGGCGAAGGTGACGGGATCGAGCGCGCTCACGACGCGTCTCCATCCGAGCCGCCGCCCTCGTAGCCGCGACCGAGCGCCAGCATCTCCGGGGTGCCGATCACGGCGTTGAGCTCGTCGAAGGTGAACATCCGCTGCGACCACGCCGTCGACGCGCCCTCGGCCGCGAGGGCGCCGTAGAAGGCCTGTGCGGTCTTGGCGAGAACCCGAACGATGGCGCCGGGGAAGATCACGAGCGAGAAGCCGATCTCCTCCAGCGTGCCCGCCTCGGTGAGCGGCGTGTGCCCGCCCTCGACCATGTTCGCCATCAGCGGCGCGACGCCGTAGAGCGCGGAGACGACGCCCTCCAGCTGCGCGCGGGTGCGCGGCGCCTCGACGAACAGCACGTCCGCCCCCGCCTCGGCATAGGCGTGGGCGCGCTCGATCGCCGCCTCGAAGCCCTCGACCGCGACGGCGTCGGTGCGGGCGATGATCAGCGTGTCCTCGCTCGCCCGCGCGTCGACCGCGGCCTTGATCTTGCCGACCATCTCCATCGTGGACACCACGCTCTTGTCGGAGAGGTGGCCGCAGCGCTTCGGGAAGGTCTGGTCCTCGAGCTGCAGAGCGCGCGCCCCGGCGCGCTCCAGCAGCCGCACGGTGCGCTGGACGTTGAGCGCGTTGCCGTAGCCGGTGTCGGCGTCCACGATCAGGTCGGCGCCGACCCGGTCGTGAATCATCGTCACCTGCTCGGCCACCTCGCTCATCGAGACGAGGCCGATGTCGGGGCGCCCGAGGCGGGTGTAGGCGAGGGCCGCGCCGGAGACGTAGAGCGTCCCGAAGCCGGCCTCGACGGCGAGCAGCGCGGTGAGCGCGTCGTAGACGCCGGGCGCGACGACGATCGAGCGTTCGTTCAGGCGGTGTTTCAAGCTTGCGGGGTAACCCATTCCGATCTCCGGTCAACGCGCGAGAAGCGCGGTGATCTCGTCCAGGCCCGACGCGGTCTCGAGCCGGCTCAGCATGTCGTAGAGGGCGCGCGCCTGGCTCACGCCCCAGACGGGGCTCGTGAGCTCGAGGAACTTCTCCTCGATCTCCGCCGGGCCGTAGGGATCCTCGGTGTCGCCCCGATTGGTGAAGGCTTCCGCCGTGAGCGTGCGGCCGTCGGCGAGCGTGACGCGCACGCGCGCGGGCCGTTGCGCCGGAAGCCGGTCGGTGAGGGCGGGGTCCTCGCGCACGCTCACCCGGCGGGCGAGGTCGCGGACGCGCTCGTCCCGACGCGCGCCCTCGCGGAAGGCCTCCACGGTCGCCGCGCCGTGGACGAGGGTCGTGGCGATCGAGAAGGGCAGCGAGAACTTCGCCGCCAGCATGTTGTGCGGCTCCTGGCTCGCGAGCTGGGCGGCCCAGACGTAGGTCTCGACCTCGATCGCGCGCACGTCCTCCTGCGCGATCCGCTCGCGCGCGGTGATCTGCGACAGCGCGTCGAGGGCCGCGTGGTTGTAGCGGCAGCAGGCGTGGCGCTTGAAGTAGTTGCGCGCGATCTCCCAGCGCTGGCCGAGCTCGGCCACCATCTCCTGCGGGCGCCAATCCTCGGCGGCGATCGTGCCGTAGACCGTGCCGACGCCGTCCGCCTCCCCGGTGAAGCCCGAGGCGACGAGATCCCAGACGGTGAGCCCGATCTGGTTCGCGAAGCCGGCGAAGGAATTGCGGACCGTGCCGCCCTCGAGCATCGTCCGCCGGCTCGTGGTGAGGCCGAGCGAGGAGGCGACGCTCATCGCCTCGACGATCTGCGCCGCGCTCGCGCCGTGCAGCTTCGCCACCGCGACGGCCGCGCCGATCGTCCCCCAGGTGCCGTGCGGATGCATGCTCACCCGCAGCTTCGAGGCGATGCCGATGCGCGCGCCGACCTCGTAGCCCAGCGCGATCGCGAGGATCAGGTCGCGCCCGGCGGCGCCGGTCCGCGCGGCGGCGACGAGCGCCGCCGGGACGACGTGGATGCCGGGATGGCCGCGGGCGTACTGGTTGCCCT comes from Salinarimonas sp. and encodes:
- a CDS encoding hydantoinase B/oxoprolinase family protein — its product is MSALDPVTFAVLKGRLEQIADEMDATLYRSAFNPIIAEARDACHGLYHRETGDTLVQGAKGLPIFVGAMAFAVRAVIEHVNRTGDLSPGDVFLFNDPYAGGTHLNDFRLVRPIFRDGALFCWLASVGHWLDIGGNVPGGYNPRAVECFQEGVLIPPVRLYRAGVLQEDIVAILRANSRVPDSNWGDLNGQLNALDLGERRLHALVDEYGEATIETAFEAFSARAEALMREAIRSLPDGVYAYEDYLDNDGIVDERLTIALEVTIDGDAMRLDFSRSSPPCQGPVNIARSTAVAACYVALKHVFTEVPANAGCLRPIAFDIPETTFLGVSAPRPVAGYTETILRMIGVVFGALAKADPARATAGPFGTINALSLSGHRPDGKRWVMFSFFGGGLGGNPASDGLNHANNPISTATMPPAEILEASYPVMFTQWALRPDSAGAGAHRGGVGAVYEVEALSEGGAEVSLLGERGKYPPLGVAGGAPAAANRFVWDGPEGPQEPPFVSKVTGVRIARGGRVRLESPGGGGWGDPMRRAPSAIARDVANGLVSVAAARRDYGVAVDARGAVDEAETARLREGAR
- a CDS encoding MmgE/PrpD family protein — protein: MRVIAEPVLKRPETPAWAVQWGRFAERLRYEDLPAEVVARTRLVLADSVAAIAAGAQEPETKALAETLLATSGIGPHPLIGARMRGSAAAAALFNGTAGTMLELDEGNQYARGHPGIHVVPAALVAAARTGAAGRDLILAIALGYEVGARIGIASKLRVSMHPHGTWGTIGAAVAVAKLHGASAAQIVEAMSVASSLGLTTSRRTMLEGGTVRNSFAGFANQIGLTVWDLVASGFTGEADGVGTVYGTIAAEDWRPQEMVAELGQRWEIARNYFKRHACCRYNHAALDALSQITARERIAQEDVRAIEVETYVWAAQLASQEPHNMLAAKFSLPFSIATTLVHGAATVEAFREGARRDERVRDLARRVSVREDPALTDRLPAQRPARVRVTLADGRTLTAEAFTNRGDTEDPYGPAEIEEKFLELTSPVWGVSQARALYDMLSRLETASGLDEITALLAR
- a CDS encoding isocitrate lyase/phosphoenolpyruvate mutase family protein, with the translated sequence MGYPASLKHRLNERSIVVAPGVYDALTALLAVEAGFGTLYVSGAALAYTRLGRPDIGLVSMSEVAEQVTMIHDRVGADLIVDADTGYGNALNVQRTVRLLERAGARALQLEDQTFPKRCGHLSDKSVVSTMEMVGKIKAAVDARASEDTLIIARTDAVAVEGFEAAIERAHAYAEAGADVLFVEAPRTRAQLEGVVSALYGVAPLMANMVEGGHTPLTEAGTLEEIGFSLVIFPGAIVRVLAKTAQAFYGALAAEGASTAWSQRMFTFDELNAVIGTPEMLALGRGYEGGGSDGDAS